The proteins below are encoded in one region of Aquisphaera giovannonii:
- a CDS encoding pseudouridine synthase, with protein sequence MAQHPSSRGGGRGPSKRGPGPGGKPGGGPPKRGPGPGGKPGGGARRKFEGKRPGPPGRPGGPGAPGGPRKPGPGGPASRPHPARRDDGAAAQHQAHGPDSGKPERLQKVLAHAGLGSRRECEEYIVQGRVTIDGQVAKELGTKVDLRTQVVAVDGERIKRERMVYFAVNKPKGYVSTNSDPAGRPRVIDLLPEVLERVYSVGRLDEDSTGLMILTNDGELANRLAHPKYGVEKTYRALIAGTPGRELLDRLTEGIWLSDGKVRAKRARLVGTQGEATLLELVLAEGKNREVRRMLAKLGHKVMRLNRVAIGPVVLKGLPLGEHRALSRTEIDLLRKVAAGIEVAPPRFSDAGGGHRPGRGGKRLEGPRPRREGAAPPRPPAARPGRPGPGPAAPGGKPMPGKPAGAGPRPSKPGMPGAKPMPGKPAGAGPRPSKPGMPGAKPMPGLGPMPGATGPRRPPAAAEGGPEGPRRPRKPGPPGGAPRPPAPRAAVPGPMPKAPKPAPGKAGDAGGEGPPARRIIGLDPKVAAEAGMGLSGKPPRKRPNVKRKPPRRASGIRRPGEGEG encoded by the coding sequence ATGGCTCAACATCCATCCTCCCGGGGCGGGGGCCGAGGCCCTTCCAAGCGGGGGCCCGGGCCCGGCGGCAAGCCGGGCGGCGGCCCGCCGAAGAGGGGCCCCGGGCCCGGCGGCAAGCCGGGCGGCGGCGCGCGTCGGAAGTTCGAGGGCAAGCGCCCCGGTCCCCCGGGGAGGCCCGGCGGGCCGGGCGCCCCCGGCGGGCCCCGGAAGCCCGGCCCGGGCGGGCCGGCGTCGAGGCCGCATCCCGCCCGTCGGGACGACGGGGCCGCCGCCCAACACCAGGCCCACGGCCCGGATTCCGGCAAGCCGGAGCGGCTCCAGAAGGTGCTCGCGCACGCGGGCCTCGGCTCGCGGCGCGAGTGCGAGGAGTACATCGTCCAGGGCCGCGTCACCATCGACGGCCAGGTCGCCAAGGAGCTCGGCACGAAGGTCGACCTCCGGACCCAGGTCGTCGCCGTGGACGGCGAGCGGATCAAGCGCGAGCGGATGGTCTACTTCGCCGTGAACAAGCCCAAGGGCTACGTCTCGACGAACTCCGACCCGGCCGGGCGGCCCCGCGTGATCGACCTGCTGCCGGAGGTCCTGGAGCGGGTGTACTCGGTCGGCCGGCTGGACGAGGACAGCACCGGGCTGATGATCCTCACCAACGACGGCGAGCTCGCCAACCGACTGGCCCACCCCAAGTATGGGGTCGAGAAGACGTACCGGGCCCTCATCGCCGGCACGCCAGGCCGCGAGCTCCTGGACCGGCTGACCGAGGGCATCTGGCTGTCCGACGGCAAGGTCCGAGCCAAGCGTGCCCGGCTCGTCGGCACGCAGGGCGAGGCGACCTTGCTGGAGCTGGTCCTGGCCGAGGGCAAGAACCGCGAGGTCCGGCGGATGCTCGCGAAGCTCGGGCACAAGGTCATGCGGCTGAACCGCGTGGCGATCGGCCCGGTCGTGCTGAAGGGCCTGCCGCTCGGCGAGCACCGCGCCCTGTCGCGGACCGAGATCGACCTGCTCCGCAAGGTCGCCGCCGGCATCGAGGTCGCCCCGCCCCGGTTCTCCGACGCGGGGGGAGGCCATCGGCCCGGCCGCGGGGGCAAGCGACTCGAAGGGCCCCGGCCTCGCCGCGAAGGCGCCGCACCGCCGCGTCCCCCTGCCGCCCGGCCGGGTCGGCCCGGCCCAGGCCCCGCTGCCCCGGGCGGCAAGCCCATGCCGGGCAAGCCCGCGGGGGCCGGACCCAGGCCGAGCAAGCCCGGGATGCCCGGTGCCAAGCCCATGCCGGGCAAGCCCGCGGGGGCCGGACCCAGGCCGAGCAAGCCCGGGATGCCCGGTGCCAAGCCCATGCCGGGGCTCGGGCCGATGCCCGGCGCGACGGGCCCGAGGCGCCCGCCGGCGGCCGCCGAGGGGGGCCCGGAGGGCCCGAGGCGGCCCCGGAAGCCCGGCCCGCCGGGGGGCGCCCCCAGGCCCCCCGCCCCGCGAGCGGCCGTCCCCGGGCCCATGCCCAAGGCGCCCAAGCCCGCCCCCGGCAAGGCCGGCGATGCGGGCGGCGAGGGCCCGCCCGCCCGGCGGATCATCGGCCTGGACCCGAAGGTCGCCGCCGAGGCCGGCATGGGGCTCTCCGGGAAGCCGCCCCGGAAGCGCCCCAACGTGAAGCGGAAGCCGCCGAGGAGGGCATCGGGCATCCGCCGGCCCGGAGAGGGTGAGGGATGA